Proteins found in one Candidatus Margulisiibacteriota bacterium genomic segment:
- the carB gene encoding carbamoyl-phosphate synthase large subunit gives MPKRTDIKKIMIIGAGPIVIGQACEFDYSGSQACKALREEGYEVVLINSNPATIMTDPELAHRTYVEPITPEMCAKIIEKERPDALLPTLGGQTALNTAVKLAEMGVLEKFKVEVIGANIASIKMAEERDLFKQAMEKAGLDVPKSGFAHNMEEARATMEKVGLPVIIRPSFTLGGTGSGIAYNIDEFEKVAKLGLELSPTSEILIEENLTGWKEYELEVMRDKKDNVVIICSIENFDPMGVHTGDSITVAPAQTLTDREYQNLRDQSIAVIRAIGVETGGSNIQFAVHPDTGRVVIIEMNPRVSRSSALASKATGFPIAKFAAKLAVGYTLDEIPNDITKETPASFEPSIDYCVVKIPRFTFEKFPDAEPVIGTSMKSVGETMAIGRTFKEALQKGLRSLEIGRAGLGADGKDEIDQQLINAKLTIPNPDRIFYVKAALQNGMTLDEVFELSKIDRWFLQNMKEIIDEEKVIRGLGKKVLDDKESLYKAKQFGFSDKQLAYLTGETPEEVRKKRKGLGIAAVFKLVDTCAAEFEAYTPYYYSTYETECEVRISKKKKIMILGGGPNRIGQGIEFDYCCVHASFAIREEGLESIMVNSNPETVSTDYDTSDRLYFEPVTVEDVLNIVDKEKPDGVIVQFGGQTPLNIALALEKAGVPIIGTSPASIDRAEDRKRFAAMLRKLKLNQAPNGTAVSKVEAKKIATRIGYPVLVRPSYVLGGRAMRLVYGEDELEDFMQNAVKVSPEHPILVDKFLDDAIEVDVDCVSDGKQTVICGIMEHIEEAGIHSGDSACSIPPYSLSKTVIETIKKNTYAMAKELKVIGLMNTQFAIKGGKVYVLEVNPRASRTVPFVSKATGVPWAKVATKVMLGKSLKEQKIGEVEVKHFSVKEAVFPFNRFPGVDAVLGPEMRSTGEVMGIDVDFGSAFMKSQIAAGQRLPLEGKVFVSVKDKDKRSIVYVVKKLIDLGFQIVATPGTADVMKKAGIEVQEVQRIGEGRPDIMDLLKNNEINLIINTPSEIKKQKVDESKIRFSAVVHGIPLVTTISGAQASVSGIEAAKKKGFGVKALQDY, from the coding sequence TTGCCAAAAAGAACTGATATAAAGAAAATCATGATCATCGGGGCCGGGCCGATCGTTATCGGCCAGGCGTGCGAGTTTGATTATTCCGGTTCGCAGGCTTGCAAAGCCCTGCGGGAAGAAGGGTACGAAGTTGTCCTGATCAACTCCAACCCGGCGACGATCATGACCGATCCGGAGCTCGCTCACCGGACCTATGTTGAGCCGATTACCCCGGAGATGTGCGCCAAGATCATCGAAAAAGAACGGCCGGACGCTTTGCTTCCGACCCTTGGCGGGCAGACCGCTCTCAACACTGCCGTTAAACTGGCGGAGATGGGAGTCCTGGAAAAGTTCAAGGTTGAAGTGATCGGTGCCAACATCGCTTCGATCAAAATGGCGGAAGAGCGGGACCTTTTTAAACAAGCGATGGAAAAAGCGGGGCTCGATGTCCCCAAGTCCGGCTTTGCCCATAACATGGAAGAGGCGAGAGCAACGATGGAGAAAGTTGGCCTGCCGGTCATTATTCGGCCGAGCTTTACCCTGGGGGGGACCGGTTCCGGGATCGCCTATAACATCGACGAGTTCGAAAAAGTCGCCAAGCTTGGCCTGGAACTTTCGCCGACCAGCGAGATCCTGATCGAAGAGAATCTGACCGGTTGGAAAGAGTACGAGCTGGAAGTGATGCGCGACAAGAAAGACAACGTTGTCATAATCTGTTCGATCGAGAACTTTGACCCGATGGGGGTCCACACCGGCGACTCGATCACCGTTGCCCCGGCCCAGACCCTGACCGACCGGGAATACCAGAACCTGCGCGACCAGTCGATCGCGGTCATTCGGGCGATCGGGGTTGAGACCGGCGGTTCCAACATCCAATTTGCCGTCCACCCGGATACCGGGCGGGTAGTAATTATTGAAATGAACCCGCGGGTCTCCCGCTCTTCGGCCCTGGCTTCCAAGGCGACCGGCTTCCCGATCGCTAAATTTGCCGCCAAGCTGGCGGTTGGCTACACGCTAGATGAGATCCCCAACGACATTACCAAAGAGACGCCGGCTTCCTTTGAGCCGTCGATCGACTACTGCGTTGTTAAGATCCCGCGCTTTACTTTCGAAAAATTCCCCGACGCTGAACCGGTGATCGGGACCTCGATGAAGTCGGTCGGCGAAACGATGGCAATTGGCCGGACCTTTAAAGAGGCTTTGCAAAAAGGGCTTCGCTCTTTAGAAATCGGCCGGGCCGGGCTTGGGGCCGATGGGAAAGATGAAATCGATCAGCAACTCATTAACGCTAAGCTGACGATCCCGAACCCCGACCGGATCTTTTACGTTAAAGCCGCCCTGCAAAACGGGATGACTCTGGACGAAGTATTTGAACTTTCCAAGATCGACCGCTGGTTTTTGCAGAACATGAAGGAGATTATTGACGAAGAAAAGGTAATTAGGGGATTAGGGAAAAAGGTCTTGGATGACAAAGAATCATTATATAAAGCGAAACAATTTGGTTTTTCCGATAAGCAATTGGCCTATTTGACCGGGGAAACGCCGGAAGAGGTTAGGAAGAAACGGAAGGGGTTGGGGATTGCGGCGGTTTTTAAGCTGGTCGACACCTGCGCCGCTGAATTTGAAGCCTATACCCCTTATTATTATTCGACTTACGAGACCGAATGCGAAGTTCGGATCTCAAAAAAGAAAAAGATCATGATCCTGGGTGGGGGACCGAACCGGATCGGACAGGGGATCGAGTTCGATTACTGCTGTGTCCACGCCTCGTTCGCGATCCGCGAAGAAGGGTTGGAATCGATCATGGTCAACTCTAACCCGGAAACGGTTTCAACCGATTACGATACCTCCGACCGGCTTTACTTTGAACCGGTGACGGTCGAAGATGTCTTGAACATTGTCGATAAGGAAAAGCCGGATGGGGTCATCGTCCAGTTCGGCGGCCAAACCCCGCTCAATATCGCCCTAGCGCTGGAGAAAGCGGGAGTGCCGATCATTGGAACATCCCCAGCCTCGATCGATCGGGCGGAAGATCGGAAACGGTTCGCGGCAATGCTCCGCAAACTAAAACTTAACCAGGCTCCCAACGGGACCGCGGTCTCCAAAGTCGAAGCGAAAAAGATCGCCACCCGGATCGGCTATCCGGTCCTGGTCCGGCCGAGCTATGTTCTTGGCGGGCGGGCAATGCGGCTGGTCTACGGCGAAGATGAACTGGAAGACTTCATGCAGAACGCGGTTAAAGTTTCGCCGGAACATCCGATCCTGGTCGACAAGTTCCTCGATGACGCGATCGAGGTCGACGTCGATTGCGTTTCAGACGGAAAACAAACGGTGATCTGCGGCATTATGGAGCATATTGAAGAAGCCGGGATCCATTCAGGCGATTCCGCCTGTTCGATCCCGCCGTATTCACTAAGCAAAACGGTGATCGAAACGATCAAGAAGAACACTTATGCCATGGCCAAGGAGCTTAAAGTTATCGGCTTGATGAACACCCAGTTCGCAATCAAGGGCGGAAAGGTTTACGTCCTTGAAGTTAATCCGCGCGCTTCCCGGACCGTTCCTTTTGTCAGCAAAGCGACCGGCGTTCCCTGGGCGAAAGTCGCCACTAAAGTTATGCTCGGCAAATCGCTCAAAGAGCAGAAGATCGGCGAAGTCGAGGTCAAACATTTTTCCGTGAAAGAAGCGGTCTTCCCCTTTAACCGTTTTCCGGGCGTTGACGCGGTTCTCGGGCCTGAAATGCGCTCGACCGGCGAAGTGATGGGGATAGACGTCGATTTCGGTTCCGCTTTTATGAAGTCGCAGATCGCCGCCGGCCAGCGCCTGCCGCTGGAAGGAAAAGTTTTTGTTTCCGTGAAAGATAAGGACAAACGCTCGATCGTTTACGTGGTTAAAAAACTGATCGACCTTGGTTTCCAGATCGTCGCGACCCCTGGGACCGCCGATGTCATGAAAAAAGCGGGGATCGAGGTCCAGGAGGTCCAGCGGATCGGCGAAGGCCGTCCCGATATCATGGACCTGCTTAAGAATAACGAGATCAACCTGATCATTAACACCCCTTCAGAGATAAAGAAGCAGAAAGTGGATGAAAGCAAGATCCGCTTCAGCGCGGTCGTTCACGGGATCCCGCTGGTTACCACGATCTCCGGCGCCCAAGCGTCGGTGAGCGGGATCGAAGCGGCCAAGAAGAAGGGCTTTGGCGTGAAGGCGCTTCAGGACTACTAA
- a CDS encoding PAS domain-containing sensor histidine kinase: MTIEIMRLIILAIGWPCLIVGSLYFLFSSYQFYLNVHKSIFGKLELLMTFGWLLTMYCLGIIATLAMYLDVRIGVEYVFPIFMVWAASMLMIYASIRQWTKEAATINEFYQDIERKYQSIFEISPEAILLTDTNGIVLSANNRLQDWLGYKTDEILGKNLILLPFLTEESKAAMMKNFSQRLLGKVSPSYDITFVNRNGAIMNGRVVDTTMKDEKGLPIRNLTMISDVSERIKLEKLQDDLTHMIIHDLKNPLTGIQGSADLLLTGQVGPVNDGQKKLVQIVSSSAKKLFNLIMDILDIKKMEDNKLELAKTTFSAQELVKNLVWIISLGQQQEKEVVFNQIGELSITADQNLVTRVLENLLSNSIKHTPQGGKINLQIKKDGNQVLFEVIDSGEGIPAESLGRVFDKFFKVTDQTMKTKIDTGLGLTFCKLAVEAHGGKIGVESTVGKGSRFYFSLPA; encoded by the coding sequence ATGACCATTGAAATCATGCGCTTGATAATATTAGCAATCGGCTGGCCGTGTTTAATCGTTGGGAGCTTATACTTTCTTTTTTCCTCTTACCAATTTTATCTAAACGTCCACAAGTCGATCTTTGGTAAATTAGAACTTTTGATGACCTTTGGCTGGTTATTGACCATGTATTGCCTCGGTATCATCGCGACTTTGGCCATGTATCTCGATGTTAGAATCGGGGTCGAATATGTTTTCCCGATCTTTATGGTCTGGGCCGCTTCCATGTTAATGATTTATGCCAGCATCCGGCAGTGGACAAAAGAAGCGGCCACCATCAACGAGTTTTACCAAGATATCGAAAGAAAATATCAGTCCATCTTTGAGATCTCTCCGGAAGCGATCCTTTTGACCGACACCAACGGCATTGTTCTCTCCGCTAATAATCGCCTGCAGGACTGGTTGGGTTATAAAACCGACGAGATTCTCGGTAAGAATTTGATCCTCCTCCCCTTCCTGACCGAAGAGAGCAAAGCGGCCATGATGAAAAACTTTTCCCAGCGTTTACTGGGTAAGGTCTCGCCCTCTTATGACATAACCTTTGTCAATCGAAATGGGGCAATTATGAATGGCCGAGTCGTCGACACGACAATGAAAGATGAAAAGGGCCTGCCAATCAGGAACCTGACCATGATCAGCGACGTTTCGGAACGGATTAAATTAGAAAAGCTCCAAGACGACCTGACCCACATGATCATTCATGATCTCAAAAATCCGCTGACCGGCATTCAGGGCTCCGCCGACCTGCTTCTCACCGGCCAAGTCGGACCGGTCAATGACGGGCAAAAGAAACTGGTTCAAATCGTCTCTTCCAGCGCGAAGAAGCTGTTTAATTTAATCATGGACATCCTGGACATTAAAAAGATGGAAGATAATAAACTTGAACTGGCAAAAACAACTTTTTCCGCGCAGGAACTGGTCAAAAACCTGGTCTGGATAATCAGCTTGGGCCAACAGCAAGAAAAAGAAGTGGTTTTTAATCAGATCGGAGAGCTCTCAATTACCGCGGATCAGAACTTGGTTACTCGTGTCCTGGAAAATCTCCTCTCCAATTCGATCAAGCATACTCCCCAGGGCGGAAAAATAAATCTGCAGATCAAAAAGGACGGCAACCAGGTTCTTTTTGAAGTCATTGATTCCGGCGAAGGGATCCCGGCAGAGAGCCTGGGTCGAGTTTTTGATAAATTCTTCAAGGTCACGGACCAGACTATGAAAACAAAAATAGACACCGGTCTTGGGCTGACTTTCTGTAAACTGGCGGTCGAAGCCCATGGCGGTAAGATCGGAGTTGAAAGCACGGTCGGCAAAGGCTCCCGCTTTTATTTTTCTCTCCCCGCTTAA
- the carA gene encoding glutamine-hydrolyzing carbamoyl-phosphate synthase small subunit — translation MKAILALEDGTIFEGRSFGAVGERSGEVVFNTSLTGYQEILTDPSYKGQIVCMTYPLIGNYGINEADLESAIPHCEGFVVRENSTIASNFRSTGKLDDYLKKHGIIGIEGIDTRMLTRRLRLQGSLKGVITTGGDDSAALVKKAKESAGVEGVDLVKIVTCKKPYVWNETEYANKTECTNRNEYANKKYHIVAYDFGIKFNILRNFQRLGCKVTVVPATTLAADVLAMNPDGIFLSNGPADPAAVTYAIENIKQLIGKKPIFGICLGHQLLGLAMGAKTYKLKFGHHGGNQPTLDLNTRKVDITSQNHGFAVDPKTFTSEMEVTHINLNDETVEGFRHTNLPVFSVQYHPEAGPGPHDANYLFANFIKMVEANK, via the coding sequence ATGAAAGCAATACTCGCACTAGAAGACGGGACAATATTCGAAGGGCGATCTTTCGGAGCGGTAGGGGAAAGATCGGGAGAAGTTGTTTTCAATACCTCGCTCACCGGCTACCAGGAGATCTTAACCGACCCTTCCTATAAAGGCCAGATCGTCTGCATGACTTATCCTTTAATTGGTAATTACGGGATAAATGAGGCTGACCTGGAATCGGCTATCCCCCATTGTGAAGGGTTCGTGGTCCGCGAAAACTCCACCATCGCCTCCAATTTTCGCTCTACCGGCAAGCTTGATGACTACCTGAAGAAACACGGCATTATCGGTATTGAAGGGATCGACACCCGGATGCTGACCAGGCGCCTCCGTTTGCAGGGCTCCCTCAAAGGGGTCATTACCACCGGGGGTGACGATTCCGCCGCTTTGGTCAAGAAGGCCAAAGAGTCGGCTGGGGTCGAAGGGGTTGATCTGGTTAAAATCGTCACCTGCAAAAAGCCATATGTATGGAATGAAACCGAATATGCGAATAAGACCGAATGCACGAATAGGAACGAATACGCGAATAAAAAGTACCACATTGTTGCTTATGATTTTGGGATCAAGTTTAATATTTTGCGTAATTTCCAGCGGCTTGGCTGTAAGGTGACGGTTGTTCCGGCGACGACGCTGGCGGCCGATGTTTTGGCCATGAACCCGGATGGGATCTTCCTTTCCAACGGTCCGGCCGATCCGGCGGCGGTCACCTACGCGATCGAAAACATCAAACAATTGATCGGCAAAAAGCCGATCTTTGGGATCTGTCTTGGCCACCAGCTGCTGGGATTAGCAATGGGGGCTAAGACCTATAAGCTTAAATTTGGCCATCATGGCGGCAATCAGCCGACCCTTGACCTAAACACTCGCAAAGTCGATATTACCTCGCAAAACCACGGCTTCGCCGTTGATCCCAAAACCTTTACCAGCGAGATGGAAGTGACCCACATTAACCTGAACGACGAAACGGTCGAAGGGTTTCGGCATACTAACCTGCCGGTCTTTTCGGTCCAGTACCACCCGGAAGCGGGACCGGGACCGCATGACGCGAACTATTTATTCGCTAATTTTATTAAAATGGTTGAGGCGAATAAATAA
- a CDS encoding RNA-binding protein, giving the protein MKSIFVGNLPWSVGDADLQAKFSEFGNVISARVVNDKFSGKSRGFGFVDMEDSDAEKAIAGMTGYKWGDREVTVNEARPKTEGGRGGDRGGRRDFDRF; this is encoded by the coding sequence ATGAAAAGTATTTTTGTAGGTAATCTGCCATGGTCCGTGGGCGATGCCGATCTTCAGGCTAAGTTTTCTGAATTCGGCAACGTTATCTCGGCCCGTGTCGTCAACGATAAGTTCTCGGGCAAGTCCCGGGGCTTTGGTTTTGTTGACATGGAAGATTCCGACGCCGAAAAAGCTATTGCCGGGATGACCGGTTATAAGTGGGGCGATCGGGAAGTCACCGTTAACGAAGCTCGTCCGAAGACCGAGGGTGGTCGCGGCGGGGATCGTGGCGGACGCAGGGATTTCGACCGGTTCTAA
- a CDS encoding hemolysin III family protein: MRLREPLSGWLHFIGTLLSIAALVILVVAGHDSAWKVVSFALYGGTLILLYNFSTLYHWVSGPANERLTFLRKLDHLSIYLLIAGTYTPFCLVTLQGPWGWSLFGIIWGLALLGVIIQSVYINVNRLFTTIIYLGMGWMIVIAVNPLLSALPLNGLWLLLAGGIAYSLGGIVYALKKPNISKTFGFHELWHLFVLLGSFLHFLAILLYVAY, encoded by the coding sequence ATGCGCTTAAGAGAACCGCTTAGTGGTTGGCTCCATTTCATCGGCACTTTGTTATCGATTGCCGCCTTGGTCATACTGGTCGTCGCCGGGCATGATTCCGCCTGGAAAGTCGTCTCGTTCGCCCTTTATGGTGGAACGCTAATCCTTCTTTATAACTTCAGCACCCTCTACCATTGGGTCTCTGGTCCGGCGAATGAACGGTTGACGTTCCTGCGGAAACTCGACCACTTATCGATCTATCTCCTAATCGCCGGGACCTATACCCCTTTTTGCCTGGTCACTCTTCAAGGGCCATGGGGCTGGTCGCTCTTTGGCATTATTTGGGGATTGGCCCTGCTTGGGGTAATAATCCAATCGGTCTATATTAATGTTAATCGGCTCTTTACCACCATCATTTATTTAGGAATGGGCTGGATGATCGTCATCGCCGTTAACCCGTTACTTTCGGCTCTCCCTCTTAATGGGCTTTGGCTGCTGCTGGCCGGGGGCATCGCTTATTCGCTTGGCGGCATCGTTTATGCCTTAAAAAAACCGAATATTTCCAAAACTTTCGGCTTCCATGAGCTCTGGCATCTCTTCGTTCTGCTCGGCTCGTTCCTTCATTTTCTGGCGATCCTCTTATACGTCGCTTACTAA